The genomic region TATGAAAACTACTGTCGCTCTCATTAGGTCGTGGTCTAAAGAATGAAGAAATGAAGAGGGTGCTTCAATCTTACATTCAGTGGCGAGAAGACGAGGACGAAATGGACATGACTGAGACAATGACGACGGCAAACGACATGAATGGGACTGCGACTATGACGACGACAAACGACACGAACGGGACTGCGACTATGACGACGGCAAACGACACAAATGGGACTGCGACTATGACGACGGAAAACGACACGAACTTGACTACGAGTATGACGACGGCAAACGACAGGAACGTGACTGCGATGATGACGACGCCATATGACACCGACATGACTGAGATGATCACGACGACATGCGACACGGTCACGACTGAAACGATGGCGACAACATATGACACGGACAAGAATGAGACGATGACGACGACTAACGACATGGACACGACTGAGATGATTGCGACGACATATGACAATGACAAGACTGAGACCAGGGCGACGACATTCGACAAGGACACGACGGAGACGACGGCAACGACATACGACACGGACACGACTAAGAAGATAACGATGATATACGACACGGTCAAGATTGAGACGATGACGACGACATACGACACGGACATGACTGAGAAGACGACATACGACACGGGCACTACTgagacgatgacgacgacgacaaacGACACTGAAAAGACGACGACGATATACGACACCTACAGGAAAGAGACGACGACAAAGACATACGACACGGACAATACCAGATTGACAGGAGAGGAAAATCCCGTTGAAAGACTTGAAAGAATTCTACACGGAATAGCGGATGTAGACATATCGAGAGAGGCCAAAAACAAAAGGTAAATAATTTTTCATATGTTTTGATTGTAAAGATCACATTTCCCTCGGGAAACATACAATTGCTGATATATGTGGATTTAATCGTTTGTGGTTTATTCGAGATTATCAGTAAGGCTGTAAGACTGCACGTCTATTTATTTTACGCTGTAAAGGTGAATTACAGTCAGTCTGACTCATTCCTTTTTTAAATCTTGTACCCGTTACGATATTGGCTCAGGACTGGTGACTTTGTGAATATGGGCACCGTACTGATGGCTTTGTGAGTACGGGTACAAAACTGATGATTTTGTGAGTACGGGCACATGgctgatgactttgtgagtacgggcacaGGACTGATCACTTTATGGGCACAGGATTGATGACTTTGTAAGTACGGGCAcaggactgatgactttgtgagtacgggcacatgactgatgactttgtgagtacgggcacaggactgatgactttgtgagtacgggcacaTGACTGATTACTTTATGAGTACTGGCACAGGACTGATGACTTTGTTAGTAAGGGCATAGGACTGATGACTTTGTAAGAGCACAGGACTGATGACTTTGCTGATTGTTCATTATATGGTGTTAGGTGGAAAACTGTTTACTGTTTAGATTCCAGATCGGAAATGAAGTGCTTGGGATGTCTGATATGAAAACGTTGCATAACCCAAAATGGATAAACGATAAGGTACTTGTCTTCGTTGTAAAACATATTTCAGCAAACTGATATTGTGCAAAGTAAatgatattaatatatatgtacaaCAGTGTTATTTGTAATGAATGTTTTAACATCAATTTTAGTATATGTGTTATTTAAAATAgttgtaaaattatttattacagaTCATTAACGCCTACCTCCATCATTTAGCTATGGTGCATAACGCAACATCTGGTCATAAGGTATTAGCGTTACCCAGCTACCTGATGACGATGTGGATGGCGGGTAATATGGATACATGGAGGTTCCGGAAGGTAGATTAAATTCGTAAAAGTCGATGAAACAGTATAAACTTAGACCTTTTATTGTTACAGAATGTTTTTAAGACAAGTGGTACAGTAATGTCTTGTTATTCATAGCATACTATAAATGGCATAAATCTATCTATTTCCAATCTTGTGTAATGGTTgtaattatcattaaatatagCTTAAGTTCAGCAATTACATGGTTTCGTATTTCATCGTGTTAAATAGTCTTGAATTGGTACCATGCAAGTCAAGTAGACATATCTTTACAGATCAAGTTCCAGAATTACAAATGGGTTTTTCTGCCAGTGAATATAAACGACAACCACTGGGTGTTAATGGTGGCAGACCTTGACTAAAGAACCTTGTCCATACTGGACTCACTAGGATGGAAGAACCGTCTTCTTCCAGGCTTTTGGTTGTaagatcattattataattattatgtattcaACACTGTTATATGActcatgtttttaaatcatgCTCACAGATAACTTGTTTCggcaataaaatacaaatatcaacAATTTATTCAATTCCATTAATGCGTGTTCTAAACTGTTGCTTATTTTCCAAACTACTAGTTAAGAATGCATGATTAGTATATCATTGAGTATGTTGTTTAAAGAATTATCAAACATAATTGCAAACCTGTCAAATTACAATTAGCTTTTGAAACTTATACATCATTCcaaatttatgttttgtattaaagGAAGTTCGCCAAGCGCAGAGATCAGGCCATTCCAGATGACCTGCCACTCGAGTGGTTAACGGGGAGCCTGGTGTCCGCTCGGCAGCGCGACAGCAGTGCTTGTGGCGCTTTTGTTATGCTGGTAATGTGAACACTTAATTTTTCCcaagttattatttttttgttcaaatcaaattaaaatgaatacaatatATGTGTTAAGCTTGAATAAAGGTAGGCATGCGGGTTTTAAGTAAGCTTTTTGACGAATCAAACCAGTGTTAGaaataactgttgtttttttattgatgatACTGAACTTGTACGCAATGTAAAACTAGATACATACATGATATAATCTTATCTGGTTGATGaaattgacatttattggcaatatttatggagatgtaaaataaaagtgttttgaaTCTGCCTCATATGTCCTATGAGtaacctattgattttgatgctttaaaaaatttaGTCGCTTAAGGAATATCTTGACATTTCTATAGTATCTGTGTGTATTTTTTTCAGAACGCCTTAGCAATCACAGAAGGCGTCCAACCCCATATGTTGGGCCACCATCATGCGTTGGCCATGCGGAAGTACGTAATGCATGCCATTTGTACTGCCAGCCAGAGCCCCGATGACCCTGACCGCATGTGTGATGCGTTGCCGTGCACGCAGCCAAAGGGGGCGTGCACGTGGATAAACTGCGATGTGTGTGGTCGTTGGGTACATTGTAACTGTGTTAACATAAGCGACCCTAAAAGCATAAAAGACTACGTATGTGTAATCTGCACCGCAATATATACATGACACTGAACTgaagtggatttttttttgcgtaacaactttaaatgcattttaagctcatctattttgtgaaaaaaaattatgagctattgtcatcaccttggcgtctgcgttggcgtcggcgtctggttaagttttgcgtttaggtccgcttttctcagaaagtatcaattctattgcattcaaacttggtacacttacttactatcatgaggggactgggcaggcaaagttagataactctggcgtgcattttgacagaattatgtgccctttttatacttagaaaattgaaacttttggttaagttttgtgtttaggtcaattttattccttaagtatcaaagctattgctttcatacttgcaacacttactaactatcataagaaaatgtgcaggcaaagttatgtaactctgactggcattttgaaagaattatgtgccctttttatacttagaaaattgaaaatttggttaagttttgtgtttaggtcaactttattcctacagtatcaaagctattgctttcattcttgcaacacttattaactatcataaggggactttgcaggcaaagttatgtaactctgactggcatttggacggatttatgggccctttatacttagaaaattgaaaatttggttaagttttgtgttttggtccactttagccctaaagtatcatagatattgctttcatactttgaacactcgcaaactatcataagggtacagtaaaaggacaagttgcataactctggttgtcatttttacggaattatggcccttttttgactaagtaactttgaatatatggttaaattttgtgtttcgatccactttacttctaaagtatcaaggctattgctttcaaacttcaaatactttcatgctatcatgaggttactgtacctggcaagttaaattttaccttgacctttgaatgaccttgactctcaaggtcaatttataaaattttgctaaaattgccataatttctttatttatgattagatttgattgatactttgacaaaactactcttacctgacataccacaatagactccacccaaaccatcccccgtgccctacctccccccccccccccccattatcttttttgaaactgttaaaaaacacaagtatatacatattttttgaccttgtgttTTCTGTAGATTTAAAAGTTGTTGGTTTGTTGGgtttttgctttgtttgtttgtgatagatttttttaaaacattaattataaatataaactaaagATGAGTTGCATGAAGTGGGGTAGCACACAACTGGACTAAATTATGAAAGTattatgtgtttccattttttgttcaaatatttgaaGTTTATCGTTGAgggctatttttttaatttggatcTTTCGTTGTTtgaaatgatttataaaacagttcatacagctgaatatgaaatatttcattaatatagtaATGttgttcacagtgttattaaatTCTGGTATGTTTAAGGTATTTACATTGCCACTGCAATTTAAAagaggcagttttccttttaattgttgtttctctagaaatgttgtcaaTTGGTCCCATAGAGTTTAAATAGGTTTACACTCCCGGAAAAGGTATTCTATTGTTTCACTGTCTACCAAAAAGAATATTGCACATTAATGGTGAATGTGTTTAGTATTGCTTGCATTTCATAAACACTACATTCCTTTTTGAATATTATATGGACTAAAATGAAACAATGTTTAACAGATTATTGGAATCATACTCCAGCCTTCACAAACCTGCCTGGAAAGcagtttatctatttttgttcAAACACTCGTAAAATATATTATAGCTGAATGTTAattttgttgcaaaatgtattagGGTCCAATGTTCTTAGGCATGGTTATGACATCACTGTGTTTATGGGACTCAGTGATTGATAATTGTTGTCTgaatgatcattttatatatattcagCCTGAAACGATTCTCGGCTGCAACATGTTTGTAATTCTTGTAAACAATGCATGCTGTTCAGTGTAATTTTGATGTCATAACTTACataaaattaaaagttaaaaatattgtatgtgtataaaaatgattataaatgaaacaaatgaCGACTTAGCACTTTTATTGTCAAGTGACGCATCCGCttccattatttttatttttattgactgGTATTGAGACTGTTATGTTAATGCAGCATTACGCAATattttcagttttcaaaatttcacattttaaatgttaacacgaGTCTCATTATTTTATTGACGATATTACTCCTGTAACATTGCCATGAACCCatgtaaaattatgttgatattgTTACGTTGAAAAAGGATGTTAGTTCGTGCATGTGAAATATTTGGATTTCCGCCATCATTttgtattaaacactttatttgcacaatgtatgttattattattataaacactaCATTTTATAACCTTTTGACCATGCAGCTTTGTTAGTTAGATCAACGAAAGTATATGCGCCCATTTGATGTATTTTTACCAATCAACTAGCTGAAGAATGTAATCTGGTTCTGTTTTCTGATTGTGTATGTGAATGAAATCCTGTGGAATGAGTATTTTTGTGTGAGTTCTTGTTAATGCCTTCTTGGTTTGTTTTGTTGAGTgaatatatgttaaaaataatgcattaaGTAATAAAAAGTAGGATTACTCCTCTTAAATGAAACGTATTTCATCTATGTTTGGTACCGACTATATGCTTTAGCTGTATAATCAGTTTTTTGTGTGAGTTTCTTGTTTCACtctctttattttttttagagtaaATGTACGTTAAAATTAATGCAATATTGATAAGTATGAGTACTTCTCTGAAATATTATAATTACGGTTAATATGTGTGTCCTgctgtaaattatttattgacagtACTTaggtaattattattaaaaaaaatgtgtaacctTGTGCTTGTAATAATCATTTTTTATATGTCTATTACTGTAGCTATTATATTGATTGTACTAAAATGTTGCCATATGGGTCATTGGCCTTATGAAAATGctgtaaataaaatatgaaatctgAATCCCTTTTTTATATTCTGTCATGTGAACTCTGAAACCTGATATTCGAAATAAATAGATTAATGCCTGTATCGTCTTTCGCGTGTAACATACAGTCGTACGGCcacattataaacaaatataatattatatattattatcagTATAATCATATAGCCTTTAAAAACAAAAGGAATAAAATCTGATCGTCTACCCATTTGGTTTACAGCGGTAATAAGACAAGAAATTAAAATTCGCGATTGGTTAAAAAAGCATCATAAAATTTATGAATACAAGAAAAACACCGAAATCATGTAACATTCCTAATAATAAAGTAAAAGGCAGTTTTATAACCAATCGGTGAAAGAAAACGCATCAGTACAGCATCTATGGAATACTCTTAATGCCTTAACAAAACCGCGATCTTCAATAAATCTTccaacaaaaataagtataaatgatacagatattgaaaatgttgaaGCTATCTTAGAAGAGTTTAACAATCATTTCATCAACATTTCTGGTATAGTTTCGAAAAGAAAAAGCTCCAAACGTGGTTTCACTTGGATTAGGATGTCGTTGttagaagagcacacatttttATGATGACTGCTGAGGCAGCACTCTATGTTAGTACACGGAAACGCAGACATATAGGCACTGGGCAAGTGCCATCATAAGAAACCGCCAAACCAACGGGTACATATTATACCATACGAAATGCACATGTcaatataataaactatttacttacttacttacttacttactacCCTCTTGTTAGAGAATTAGAGCTGAACGATGAAGTGTTCATGACGTTggtaagttattaataattattaaccaAATCTtgcaatattgttataaaaagaTATACAAAAATCCTAATTATCTCTTTGTTTCATACCGCTATCAGCTAATTTCTCCAACACCACAGTACAGAACGCGGAAACTAGCTGATAAGCCACTCTGGACAGGCTGAATTTATGACAATTAGCAtagttatattgataaacattcaATGTCCGTGTACTGAGTCCTCGTGCGGGAAAAGCGATTTTTCACCGACGCAATACGCGAACGAAAATTGCGGACGCGAAACGCGGAAACATAGAATCGCTCCAACAGATTTGAAGCAGTTCGTTTTTTTTTGCGGACAAGGACACACGGAACAcggacgcggagacatggaaacccggcctatTCCCAACTAACTAGGTTTTTACTGAGAACATAGTGTCTCGATTTAAGATTGCACATGTCTTCGAGAACCAAAGTTTTTATTCGATATCATAGGTCTTCTCCTGATCCCAAGTTATCATAAAAAGTGCATCAAACGGCGATagcctaggttcttatttgaaaaccaaggtttcTACAGACGCTAAATAATCGGTGAAAACCATAGTTTTGATGACGAGAACTTAAGTTATCATCTTTAATACttaatccgtggttttcatttaggaaccatagttctcatgagaacctaggttcccagaaTAAAGCGTCGGATGGCCTTTGGCTCTTAGACGCTAAACATACTTTCAGAAACCTGTGATCTCTTTTGAAAAACTGAGTTTACGCTCGAGAACCCATGTTCACGGCGAGACGACGCAAATaaacacatagaacttaggttctcatgagaacttaaGGTATCATTTCAGAACCCCGGTTTTCAGTCAGATATTTAACGAATATTCACAACCCTAGGTTCTCAAATCTAGATCAGATAATAAAGCCAAAACAATTTGCGGGAACctaagttctcgtttgatatccaaggttttcacaagaacttAGGTTCTCGACAGTTGTTCGCGTCGTTCTCTcggatatatatttaattttcacGAGAAcacaagatttcatttgggatcataagttctggtaagaacctaggttctcattctgagaacctatgttctcagtAAAAACCTAGTtacttgggattatgcgtcgaaccgcctGTCATACTATAACACGGTGAGATTTGTATACAGTCTCAGTAATGTTTCCGATGCCACGGTTATATCTGTATTTGGTCTTAGTAATGTTTCCTATGACACGGCGGTAACTGTATTGAGTCCCCGTAAAGTATCATATGACACGATGATAACTGTATTGAGTCTCAGTAATGTTTCCGGTGTCACGGTGATAACTGTATTGAGTCTCAGTAAAGTTTCCTATGTCACGATGATAACGGTATTGAGTCTCAGTAATGTTTCATGTGTCACGGTGATAACTGTTTTGAGTCTCAGTAATGTTTCCTATGTCACGGTGATAACTGTATTGAGTCTCAGTAATGTTTCCTGTGTCACGGTGACAACTGTATTGAGTCTCAGTAATGTTTCCTGTGTCACGGTGATAACTGTATTGAGTCTCAGTAATGTTTCCTGTGTCACGGTGATAACTGTATTGAGTCTCAGTAATGTTTCCTATGTCACGGTGATAACTGTATTGAGTCTCAGTAATGTTTCCCGTGTCACGGTGATAACTGTAATGAGTCTCAGTAATGGTTCATGTGTCACGGTGATAACAGTAATGAGTCTCAGTAATGTTTCCCGTGTCACGGTGATAGCTGTGTTGAGTCTCAGTAATGTTTCCTGTGTCACGGTG from Dreissena polymorpha isolate Duluth1 chromosome 5, UMN_Dpol_1.0, whole genome shotgun sequence harbors:
- the LOC127832655 gene encoding serine-rich adhesin for platelets-like; the protein is MKRVLQSYIQWREDEDEMDMTETMTTANDMNGTATMTTTNDTNGTATMTTANDTNGTATMTTENDTNLTTSMTTANDRNVTAMMTTPYDTDMTEMITTTCDTVTTETMATTYDTDKNETMTTTNDMDTTEMIATTYDNDKTETRATTFDKDTTETTATTYDTDTTKKITMIYDTVKIETMTTTYDTDMTEKTTYDTGTTETMTTTTNDTEKTTTIYDTYRKETTTKTYDTDNTRLTGEENPVERLERILHGIADVDISREAKNKRFQIGNEVLGMSDMKTLHNPKWINDKIINAYLHHLAMVHNATSGHKVLALPSYLMTMWMAGNMDTWRFRKIKFQNYKWVFLPVNINDNHWVLMVADLD